One window of Verrucomicrobiia bacterium genomic DNA carries:
- the purB gene encoding adenylosuccinate lyase: MIQRYSRPAMREIWSEQRKLEIWLQIELLASEALCDEGLVPKKDLNQMKARAAFSLERCKELERVLNHDVIAFTTNVAENIGEPASRWLHFGLTSSDILDTAFAVQMVQSADILLEDVRTLRKAIAAKARQHQFTPMIGRSHGIHAEPTTFGLKMALMYDEFGRAAQRLERARETAAVGKLSGAVGTHAHLSPEIEKEVCQKLGLSPAPIATQVIQRDVHAEFMSALALVGASIERWATEFRHLQRTEVLEAEEFFAKGQKGSSAMPHKRNPITGERLTGLARVLRGNAIAALENVALWHERDISHSSVERIIFPDSCTLLDYMLVTLTRLVEGLVIYPENMKRNLKLSLGMWNSQTVLLALIRKGLTREQAYELVQRNAMKTWETKHAGRDDADFVEQLKSDPEVAGHFKKGELEKLCSLDFHFKEVKNRFKRLGL, from the coding sequence ATGATTCAACGCTACTCACGTCCCGCGATGCGGGAGATTTGGAGCGAACAACGCAAGCTTGAAATCTGGCTGCAAATCGAGCTGCTTGCCAGCGAGGCCCTTTGCGACGAGGGCCTGGTTCCCAAAAAGGACCTCAACCAAATGAAAGCGCGGGCCGCCTTCAGCCTCGAACGCTGCAAAGAGCTGGAGCGGGTTCTGAACCATGATGTCATCGCCTTCACCACCAATGTCGCTGAAAATATTGGCGAGCCAGCCAGTCGCTGGCTCCATTTTGGCCTGACCAGCAGCGACATCCTCGATACAGCATTCGCTGTTCAGATGGTGCAATCGGCGGACATCCTCCTCGAGGATGTGCGGACGTTGCGAAAGGCCATCGCCGCCAAGGCCCGCCAACACCAATTCACACCCATGATTGGCCGGAGCCATGGCATTCACGCCGAGCCCACCACCTTCGGCCTGAAAATGGCACTGATGTATGACGAATTTGGCCGCGCGGCGCAGCGGCTCGAACGGGCGCGCGAGACAGCCGCTGTCGGCAAACTCTCGGGAGCTGTCGGCACCCACGCGCATCTCTCGCCTGAGATAGAAAAAGAGGTGTGCCAAAAGCTGGGACTCAGCCCGGCGCCCATCGCAACGCAGGTGATTCAACGCGACGTGCACGCGGAGTTTATGTCGGCGCTCGCCTTGGTGGGCGCCAGCATCGAGCGGTGGGCGACCGAGTTCCGGCATCTGCAGCGCACCGAAGTGCTTGAAGCCGAAGAATTCTTTGCCAAAGGCCAGAAAGGCTCGAGCGCCATGCCGCACAAGCGCAACCCCATCACTGGCGAGCGGCTCACCGGCCTGGCCCGCGTTTTGCGCGGCAACGCCATCGCCGCGCTGGAAAATGTGGCGCTGTGGCACGAACGCGACATCAGCCACAGCTCAGTCGAGCGGATCATTTTTCCCGATTCCTGCACGCTGCTCGACTATATGCTGGTGACCCTTACCCGGCTGGTCGAGGGGCTCGTCATTTACCCCGAGAACATGAAGCGGAACCTTAAGCTTTCACTAGGGATGTGGAACTCACAAACCGTTTTGCTTGCCTTAATCCGCAAGGGCCTCACTCGCGAACAGGCCTATGAACTGGTCCAGCGCAACGCCATGAAGACCTGGGAAACCAAACACGCCGGTCGCGACGACGCCGATTTTGTCGAACAGCTTAAAAGCGACCCCGAAGTGGCAGGGCACTTCAAGAAAGGCGAGCTGGAGAAGCTTTGTTCGCTCGACTTTCATTTCAAGGAAGTGAAGAACCGGTTTAAGCGGCTGGGGTTGTAA
- the glf gene encoding UDP-galactopyranose mutase, with protein MFDYLIVGAGYAGCILAERLARGSGKQVLLADRRGHIGGNAYDHYDEAGILVHKYGPHIFHTNCKEVFDYLSRFTQWRPYQHKVLASVDGQLVPIPINLDTINRLYGLSLNSFQMEEFLASRAEAREQIRTSEDVVVSKIGRELYEKFFRGYTRKQWGLDPSELDAQVTARVPTRTNRDDRYFTDTYQAMPKFGFTRMFENMLDHSNIKILLNTDYRDVKDALPYRELVYTGPVDEFFDFQFGKLPYRCLEFKHETLNRAQYQPVAVVNYPNDYEFTRVTEFKHLTGQEHPKTSIVYEYSRAAGDPYYPIPRRENAQIYQQYQALAEETGVHFVGRLATYKYYNMDQVAAQALTLYARLCNLSRSEAVDLTYEQPARTVALPISMKPKRPKALTGRRRPVLVEP; from the coding sequence CTGTTTGATTATTTAATTGTCGGGGCGGGCTATGCCGGGTGCATTCTGGCCGAGCGCTTGGCGCGCGGGTCGGGCAAACAGGTTCTGCTTGCGGATCGCCGCGGACATATTGGCGGCAACGCATACGACCACTATGACGAGGCGGGCATCCTGGTGCACAAATACGGGCCCCATATCTTTCACACGAATTGCAAGGAGGTATTCGATTATCTCTCGCGCTTCACCCAATGGCGTCCTTATCAGCATAAGGTGCTGGCCAGCGTGGACGGGCAGTTGGTTCCCATCCCGATCAACCTCGATACGATTAATCGGCTTTACGGTTTGAGTCTCAATTCCTTTCAGATGGAGGAATTTCTGGCCAGCCGCGCCGAAGCCAGGGAGCAAATTCGCACCTCAGAGGATGTGGTTGTGAGCAAGATTGGCCGCGAGCTCTACGAGAAGTTTTTCCGCGGTTATACGCGCAAGCAATGGGGCTTGGACCCATCCGAGTTGGATGCCCAGGTGACCGCGCGCGTCCCCACGCGCACCAATCGCGATGATCGGTACTTCACCGATACCTACCAGGCCATGCCCAAATTCGGGTTCACCCGCATGTTCGAAAACATGCTCGATCATTCCAACATCAAGATTCTCTTGAACACCGATTACAGGGATGTTAAAGACGCTCTACCATACCGCGAACTGGTCTATACCGGCCCGGTGGATGAGTTTTTCGATTTTCAGTTCGGCAAACTGCCTTACCGCTGCCTCGAGTTCAAACACGAGACGCTAAACCGCGCCCAATACCAGCCTGTGGCGGTGGTCAATTATCCGAATGATTATGAATTCACCCGGGTCACTGAGTTCAAACATCTGACCGGCCAGGAGCATCCCAAAACCAGTATCGTTTATGAGTATTCGCGGGCCGCAGGAGACCCTTATTATCCGATTCCGCGGCGGGAGAACGCGCAGATTTATCAGCAATATCAGGCATTGGCAGAGGAAACAGGGGTGCACTTTGTCGGGCGCCTGGCCACTTATAAGTATTACAACATGGACCAGGTTGCGGCGCAGGCCCTGACCCTTTATGCCCGGCTTTGCAATCTGAGCCGTTCCGAAGCGGTGGATTTGACTTACGAACAACCCGCGCGAACGGTTGCTTTGCCTATCTCAATGAAACCGAAGCGGCCCAAGGCACTCACGGGCCGGCGGCGGCCTGTTTTGGTTGAGCCATAA
- a CDS encoding beta-glucosidase — translation MRPARGLQKSRAPRFQAATEIIPQRRLFQSFFAGGFECSSIVRRSGYRLDLVAATAHDTFARQDYMRLKQQGLRVAREGVRWHLVESRPGRYDFSSALPIVRAARATGTQVIWDLCHFGWPDHLDLFKPEFVSSLAEYGAAFARWLANEIDGPGFFVPVNEISFFSWAAGDEGTLFPFVTRRGFELKTHLVRAAIAAMNAIWAGRPDSRFVHVDPIIHVVASSRHPEEQPDAEAYRLSQFQAWDMLAGRLWPELGGHERYLDIIGANFYPHNQWFYNLKDFRRVRKFTPLTRHHPRYRPFREMLNEVYRRYHRPIFIAETGAEKMLRAGWLRYICQETQAAMGNGVPIQGICLYPIVNHPGWIDDRHCYNALWDYPDSRGNRKLYRPLAMELHRWQGVFEANQPKPRQENGE, via the coding sequence ATGCGACCTGCACGGGGCCTTCAGAAGAGCAGAGCGCCGAGATTTCAGGCGGCTACTGAGATCATCCCTCAGCGGCGCCTCTTTCAAAGCTTTTTCGCCGGCGGTTTTGAATGCTCGAGCATCGTTCGGCGCTCCGGTTACCGGCTCGACCTGGTGGCTGCGACCGCCCACGACACCTTTGCGCGCCAGGATTATATGCGGCTTAAACAGCAGGGCTTGCGGGTCGCACGCGAAGGGGTGCGCTGGCATCTGGTCGAGAGCCGGCCTGGCCGCTATGATTTTTCCAGCGCCCTGCCCATCGTGCGGGCTGCGCGGGCTACCGGGACACAAGTGATCTGGGACCTGTGCCACTTCGGCTGGCCCGACCATCTGGATTTATTCAAGCCGGAGTTTGTCTCGAGCCTGGCCGAGTATGGCGCTGCCTTTGCCCGCTGGCTTGCCAATGAAATTGATGGGCCGGGGTTTTTCGTTCCCGTCAACGAAATCTCCTTCTTCTCCTGGGCCGCAGGCGACGAGGGAACACTGTTTCCATTTGTTACGAGGCGGGGTTTCGAACTCAAGACCCATTTGGTGCGGGCGGCCATAGCCGCTATGAATGCCATCTGGGCGGGCCGGCCCGACTCCCGGTTCGTTCATGTCGATCCCATCATTCATGTGGTGGCCAGCAGCCGCCATCCCGAGGAACAACCCGATGCCGAGGCTTATAGGCTGTCGCAATTCCAGGCCTGGGACATGCTGGCAGGCCGGCTCTGGCCGGAATTAGGCGGGCACGAGCGGTACCTGGATATCATTGGGGCGAATTTTTACCCGCACAACCAATGGTTCTATAACCTCAAAGACTTCCGGCGCGTGCGCAAATTTACTCCTTTGACCCGCCATCACCCGCGCTACCGCCCATTTCGCGAGATGCTCAATGAGGTCTATAGACGATATCACCGCCCCATTTTCATCGCAGAGACTGGCGCCGAGAAGATGCTCCGCGCCGGCTGGCTTCGCTATATTTGCCAGGAAACCCAGGCCGCCATGGGAAACGGTGTTCCCATCCAGGGAATCTGTCTTTATCCCATAGTAAATCATCCGGGCTGGATTGACGATCGGCACTGTTATAATGCCTTGTGGGATTATCCTGACTCGCGCGGTAATCGCAAGCTTTACAGGCCTCTGGCCATGGAACTGCATCGCTGGCAGGGTGTATTCGAAGCAAATCAACCCAAACCCCGGCAGGAGAACGGCGAATAG
- a CDS encoding glycoside hydrolase family 2 TIM barrel-domain containing protein, which produces MPNQFLYPRFEYPRPERQRGTVEGYDWLNLNGPWQFRFDADRRGLEEQWFLPDAPEWREQIIVPFCWESLAAWGEGDAAGNDNFYSTRVFRHPLEVTRENHRSAPRYEIGWYRRAIDIPGQEPWRGKRAILHIGAADFFTDCWCNGQHLGHHEGGYTPFEFDLTEALGDSNPCTAHLVLRVEDPMNNAEQPVGKQWHWYTTTSGIWQTVYIEPRAPRHIRAFRIFTDVDSGSVRFCIQCAHAGGECRVEVSIANPDSDSKAPAQIETVALRNGLAEQTIKLASLELWDPNSPRLYPVVLRLREGDQVLDTVRTYFGMRKVDFEPARETGAPASLRLNGVPRYLRGALYQSYFPDGVYTASSVETIKNDILYAKKFGFNFLRVHIKIDDPLLLHWADRLGILLMADFPNFGEGGDTPLGRKRFETMMREAIERDFNHPSIFCWCLFNETWGFGGQTSFVDQLVAPEKGPVEQSPAPPNKKKPASGARPGMTAPQEWVQETWERAKELDPTRLVEDMSVCHWDHLEYYLHCDTDINSWHFYIGDYAKAKAHIAKVVTSTFIGSSFNYVPGFLHKGQPLINSEYGGIGALDGDRDISWSFKFLTNELRRYQQISAYIYTELHDVEWEYNGFLNYDRTPKQFGYDPRIINESNALPVDSPPVQRLAPGQTVRLDVASSHFSTRPCREVSLHWTMGGIDTRGRFYQNITCGRVPIAFPHRQVAPAHTIELRMPESTMLCTLWLSARTAQGAPVAENFVHYFVSSGYPLEREEAARALFLRGLPANWARAEWSGGGGERERERAEDCCYGFGHGFFEWVLPLGGSDIRKARRLRVVCEASSHRSDSPQTDDDVFPTTLHMFLNEVRIYGAVVRNHPHDARGVLSYLRGGRGAYGYPAYALAEGKLLAEIANNITDDSLRLRCSVPADALAQGGLTIYGAECGRLPICPTIVLEW; this is translated from the coding sequence ATGCCGAACCAATTCCTCTATCCGCGTTTTGAATATCCCCGGCCTGAACGCCAGCGGGGTACCGTCGAGGGGTACGACTGGCTAAACCTCAACGGCCCCTGGCAGTTCCGCTTTGACGCGGACAGGCGCGGGCTGGAAGAGCAATGGTTTCTGCCGGATGCCCCCGAGTGGCGGGAACAGATCATCGTGCCTTTTTGCTGGGAGTCACTCGCCGCATGGGGCGAGGGGGACGCGGCCGGCAATGATAATTTCTATTCCACGCGCGTTTTCCGCCACCCTCTGGAGGTGACCCGAGAGAACCATCGCTCGGCGCCGCGTTATGAGATTGGGTGGTACCGGCGGGCGATCGATATTCCTGGCCAAGAACCCTGGCGCGGCAAGCGGGCGATTCTGCACATTGGGGCTGCGGACTTTTTCACCGATTGTTGGTGTAACGGCCAGCACCTGGGGCATCACGAGGGCGGCTACACGCCATTTGAATTCGACCTGACCGAGGCGCTGGGCGATTCAAATCCCTGCACCGCGCATCTGGTGCTGCGGGTTGAGGACCCAATGAACAACGCCGAACAGCCGGTGGGCAAGCAATGGCACTGGTACACCACCACCAGCGGCATCTGGCAAACCGTCTATATCGAGCCGCGCGCCCCCAGGCACATCCGCGCGTTCCGCATCTTCACCGACGTTGATTCCGGCTCGGTCCGTTTTTGCATCCAATGCGCCCACGCGGGAGGGGAATGTCGTGTTGAGGTTAGCATCGCAAATCCCGACAGTGATTCCAAGGCGCCCGCCCAAATCGAGACGGTAGCTTTGCGCAATGGGCTCGCTGAACAAACCATCAAACTGGCATCCCTGGAACTGTGGGACCCCAATTCGCCACGGCTCTACCCGGTCGTCCTGCGGTTGCGCGAGGGAGACCAGGTGCTCGATACGGTGCGCACGTATTTTGGAATGCGCAAAGTGGATTTTGAGCCCGCCCGGGAAACTGGCGCGCCGGCCTCTTTGCGCCTCAACGGGGTCCCTCGGTACCTGCGCGGCGCCTTGTACCAATCCTATTTTCCCGATGGGGTCTATACGGCCTCGTCGGTTGAGACCATTAAGAACGACATCCTGTACGCAAAGAAATTCGGGTTCAACTTCCTTCGTGTTCATATCAAAATCGACGACCCGCTCCTGCTCCATTGGGCGGACAGGCTGGGCATCCTGTTGATGGCGGATTTCCCGAATTTTGGCGAAGGAGGCGACACGCCCCTGGGCCGAAAGCGCTTTGAAACCATGATGCGCGAGGCCATCGAACGGGACTTTAATCATCCATCGATCTTTTGCTGGTGCTTGTTCAATGAGACCTGGGGATTTGGAGGCCAAACCAGTTTCGTCGATCAGTTGGTTGCTCCTGAAAAGGGCCCTGTCGAGCAGTCTCCGGCTCCGCCCAATAAGAAGAAACCGGCATCCGGCGCCCGGCCCGGCATGACAGCGCCCCAGGAATGGGTGCAGGAGACGTGGGAGCGGGCTAAAGAGCTGGACCCGACGCGCCTGGTGGAGGATATGAGCGTGTGTCATTGGGATCACCTCGAGTACTACCTGCACTGCGATACTGATATCAATTCCTGGCATTTTTACATCGGCGATTACGCAAAAGCCAAAGCCCATATCGCGAAAGTGGTCACGTCCACATTTATCGGCTCGAGCTTCAACTACGTGCCCGGGTTTTTGCACAAGGGCCAGCCGTTGATCAACAGCGAATACGGCGGCATCGGCGCCCTCGATGGAGACCGGGACATAAGCTGGAGTTTCAAATTCCTTACCAACGAGCTGCGGCGTTACCAACAAATTTCCGCTTACATCTATACCGAGCTGCACGATGTGGAATGGGAGTACAATGGATTCCTGAATTACGACCGGACTCCCAAGCAGTTCGGTTACGACCCGCGCATCATCAACGAAAGCAATGCGCTGCCCGTCGATTCTCCGCCAGTGCAACGATTGGCCCCCGGCCAAACCGTCCGGCTCGATGTCGCCTCATCCCATTTCTCCACGCGGCCATGCCGCGAGGTCTCTTTGCATTGGACCATGGGGGGCATCGACACCCGGGGCCGCTTTTATCAAAACATCACTTGTGGCCGTGTTCCGATAGCCTTCCCGCACCGGCAGGTCGCCCCGGCGCACACGATCGAACTGCGCATGCCCGAAAGCACCATGCTCTGCACACTGTGGCTTAGCGCCCGAACCGCTCAAGGGGCGCCTGTCGCGGAGAATTTTGTGCATTATTTTGTCAGCTCCGGCTATCCGCTTGAACGCGAGGAGGCCGCGCGGGCTCTATTCCTGCGTGGCCTGCCTGCGAACTGGGCTCGCGCCGAATGGAGCGGTGGCGGGGGCGAACGTGAACGCGAACGTGCCGAGGATTGCTGCTACGGTTTTGGGCACGGCTTCTTCGAATGGGTCCTGCCGCTCGGCGGGTCAGACATCCGCAAAGCGCGCCGCTTGCGCGTGGTTTGCGAGGCCTCCTCCCACCGCTCCGATTCGCCGCAGACCGATGATGACGTTTTCCCGACGACACTGCACATGTTCCTCAACGAGGTGCGCATTTATGGCGCTGTGGTTCGCAACCATCCCCACGATGCCCGAGGCGTTTTGAGCTATCTCCGTGGTGGACGAGGCGCATACGGCTATCCTGCGTATGCATTGGCCGAAGGAAAATTACTCGCTGAAATCGCAAACAACATCACGGATGATTCCCTGCGCCTGCGTTGTTCTGTCCCCGCTGATGCCCTGGCCCAAGGCGGTTTGACCATTTACGGCGCGGAATGTGGCCGGCTGCCAATCTGCCCTACAATCGTCCTGGAGTGGTGA
- a CDS encoding response regulator, whose translation MPDQAVFLLVEDSEDDVLLIRRAFIQARVLNPLAIVKTGEQAIAYLSGYGRYADRGGYPVPSVVLLDLKMPGMDGFQVLEWIRRQETFKDLRVIILTSSDLMRDVTKAYELGADSFLIKPLDFERFVEFSQALSGFWLWSDQVPMGMKEPLEKAEPEERRDPNLSPGRPRF comes from the coding sequence ATGCCGGACCAGGCAGTTTTTCTGTTGGTAGAGGATAGTGAAGATGATGTGCTGCTTATCCGCCGCGCGTTCATTCAAGCGAGAGTTCTAAACCCTCTGGCCATTGTCAAAACCGGGGAACAGGCCATTGCCTACCTAAGCGGGTATGGCCGCTATGCCGATCGAGGCGGCTATCCGGTGCCCTCCGTGGTGTTGCTGGATTTGAAGATGCCAGGCATGGACGGATTCCAGGTCCTGGAGTGGATTCGACGGCAAGAGACCTTCAAAGATTTGCGGGTTATCATTCTGACCTCTTCGGATTTAATGCGCGATGTGACCAAGGCTTACGAACTTGGCGCCGATTCGTTCTTGATCAAGCCCTTGGATTTCGAGCGGTTCGTCGAGTTCAGCCAGGCGCTCAGTGGCTTTTGGTTGTGGTCGGATCAAGTCCCCATGGGAATGAAAGAGCCCCTGGAAAAGGCCGAACCGGAAGAGCGCCGAGACCCCAATTTAAGCCCTGGCCGCCCTCGCTTTTAA
- a CDS encoding glycosyltransferase produces MRKSSASARDAATEFAGDFPIIVHSHLCWDWVWQRPQQFISRFSRRRRILFVETVSPDVQLVAPLARFSTPQDYPNITVLRLQFPVWRWGDGEYVDAERRRLVQNFLAGPAAGQFDNPIQWFYDPMAVRAFAGQMGERLTVYDCMDELSKFRGAPPEIRKRERELLARADLVFTGGRKLYDSKSRFHNNCHFYGCGVDAEHFGRARATQTAIPPEIAALKRPVLGYFGVVDERMDYQLVGRLAEADPSWSVAIIGPVAKVEERDLPRQHNLHWLGQRAYADLPSFCKGFDVCLMPFALNEATEFINPTKALEYMATAKPIVSTAVPDVVRNFGAVVQVARSAKEFVCACRQALEQPDGDAIARGLDMVAKNSWDWIVGEMERHMNEALARKTAAASSIFQAFDSAAALSAQVETCPPAIPGETPFPAAA; encoded by the coding sequence ATGCGAAAGAGCAGTGCCTCCGCGCGCGACGCCGCCACGGAGTTTGCCGGCGATTTTCCGATCATTGTCCATTCGCACCTGTGCTGGGACTGGGTTTGGCAGCGGCCACAGCAGTTCATCTCCCGCTTCAGCCGGCGGCGCCGAATCCTGTTTGTAGAAACAGTCTCGCCCGACGTTCAATTGGTGGCGCCGCTGGCGCGGTTCAGCACACCGCAGGATTATCCCAATATCACCGTGTTGCGCCTGCAGTTTCCCGTCTGGCGCTGGGGGGACGGAGAGTATGTCGATGCCGAAAGGCGCCGGTTGGTTCAGAATTTTTTGGCCGGCCCTGCAGCCGGGCAATTCGATAATCCGATTCAATGGTTTTACGACCCGATGGCGGTGAGGGCATTCGCCGGCCAAATGGGTGAACGGCTCACCGTCTATGATTGCATGGACGAGCTGTCAAAATTCCGCGGGGCTCCGCCTGAAATCCGCAAACGCGAGAGGGAGTTGCTGGCGCGGGCCGACCTCGTTTTTACCGGTGGCCGAAAGCTCTATGACAGTAAGAGCCGCTTCCATAATAATTGTCATTTCTATGGCTGCGGCGTCGATGCCGAACACTTTGGCCGCGCGCGCGCCACCCAAACCGCCATTCCCCCAGAGATAGCCGCATTGAAGCGGCCCGTTTTGGGATATTTCGGCGTGGTGGATGAGCGGATGGATTACCAGTTGGTTGGGCGGTTGGCGGAGGCCGACCCGAGTTGGTCAGTAGCCATCATTGGGCCGGTGGCCAAGGTCGAGGAGCGCGATTTGCCGCGGCAGCATAACCTGCATTGGCTGGGACAGCGGGCCTATGCGGACCTGCCTTCATTCTGCAAAGGCTTTGATGTCTGCCTGATGCCATTCGCTCTAAATGAGGCGACCGAATTTATCAATCCGACCAAGGCCCTCGAGTATATGGCCACTGCTAAACCCATCGTGAGCACCGCCGTGCCCGATGTGGTGCGCAACTTCGGAGCCGTCGTTCAGGTCGCGCGAAGCGCCAAAGAGTTTGTTTGCGCTTGCCGGCAAGCTCTCGAACAACCCGATGGGGATGCCATTGCCCGGGGGCTGGACATGGTTGCCAAAAACTCCTGGGACTGGATCGTTGGCGAGATGGAACGGCACATGAATGAGGCCCTGGCACGAAAAACCGCCGCCGCCAGTTCAATATTCCAGGCATTCGACAGCGCCGCGGCCCTCTCTGCCCAGGTGGAAACCTGCCCTCCGGCTATCCCTGGGGAAACACCTTTCCCCGCAGCCGCCTGA
- a CDS encoding nucleotidyltransferase family protein has translation MLTPVGRSDGSLGVFILAAGRSTRMGRPKLLLPWGANSVLGWLIELWTALGARQVAVVCARDNSAVQTELQRLRFPVCNLILNPAAERGMFSSIQCAASWQGWNKGLTHWAVVLGDQPHLRRETLETVLAFAFAHPEQVCQPARHGRPRHPVLLPKPVFARLGESTASDLKQFLACFSSALCEIDDPGLDLDMDRPEDYQRAVKMFTTPGRL, from the coding sequence ATGCTGACACCTGTTGGTCGCTCAGACGGCAGTTTGGGCGTCTTCATTCTGGCCGCCGGACGCTCGACGCGCATGGGGCGGCCAAAGCTTTTGTTGCCTTGGGGCGCCAACTCCGTTCTCGGCTGGTTAATTGAGCTTTGGACGGCCCTGGGTGCGAGGCAAGTCGCAGTGGTCTGCGCAAGGGATAATTCGGCTGTCCAAACCGAGTTGCAACGCCTCCGATTTCCGGTTTGCAATCTGATTCTCAACCCCGCTGCGGAGCGAGGCATGTTCAGCTCGATTCAATGCGCGGCGAGTTGGCAGGGATGGAACAAGGGGCTGACCCATTGGGCAGTGGTCCTGGGAGACCAGCCGCACCTGAGGCGCGAAACGTTGGAGACAGTCCTGGCTTTCGCCTTCGCTCACCCGGAACAAGTTTGCCAACCTGCGAGGCACGGGCGCCCCCGGCATCCAGTGCTCCTTCCCAAACCAGTTTTTGCCCGGCTGGGGGAGTCCACGGCGTCCGATTTGAAGCAGTTCTTGGCCTGCTTCTCCTCTGCCCTTTGCGAAATCGATGACCCCGGCCTGGACCTGGATATGGATAGACCCGAGGATTATCAACGGGCGGTGAAGATGTTCACCACTCCAGGACGATTGTAG
- a CDS encoding DUF1553 domain-containing protein: MSTPFQSDTWPGPANKIDGLVFSKLQQLNIEPAKPCSDPVFVRRVYLDVTGTLPTGAEARDFILDRTPDKRERLIERLFERDAFADFWAMKWSDLLRIKAEFPINLWPNAAQSYHRWIRDCIRNNVPYDRFVRELLTSSGSNFEVPPVNFYRAMQNRTPLGIAQTVALTFMGERAENWPSNRLANLSVFFANVGYKSTGEWKEEIVFFNPRATNSGSVNGSPRPAILPDGTTVTLAPEHDPRQVFAQWLLNANNPRLVRNLVNRAWSWLMGRGIIQEPDDIRPDNPPSNPALLAFLERDFVSSGYDFKHLLRLILNSRTYQLSSLPNTTNPDGAAHFAFYPLRRLDAEVLIDAIDQLTGSSESYSSAIPEPYTFVPDNLRSIALPDGSISSSFLEMFGRPARDTGQESERNSRLSAAQKLWLFNSSVLQRKIEQSRMVQFQTASDHPAPEVATGMYLGILSRFPTGEEIKGAQAYFQKQRGGRRQAIVDLAWALMNSSEFIYRH, from the coding sequence GTGTCCACACCCTTTCAAAGCGATACGTGGCCTGGTCCTGCGAATAAGATAGACGGCCTGGTATTCTCGAAGTTGCAGCAGTTGAACATCGAGCCGGCGAAGCCCTGCTCCGATCCGGTATTTGTGAGGCGGGTTTATCTGGACGTTACCGGCACCTTGCCCACGGGCGCTGAGGCCAGAGATTTTATCCTGGATCGGACCCCGGACAAACGCGAGCGGCTCATTGAACGATTGTTCGAGCGCGATGCTTTTGCGGATTTTTGGGCCATGAAATGGAGCGACCTGCTCCGCATTAAGGCCGAGTTTCCCATCAACCTGTGGCCTAATGCGGCGCAGTCGTATCATCGCTGGATTCGGGATTGCATCCGCAACAACGTCCCGTATGACCGGTTTGTGCGCGAGTTGCTGACTTCCAGCGGCAGCAATTTCGAAGTGCCGCCGGTAAATTTTTACCGGGCCATGCAGAATCGAACGCCTCTGGGGATAGCGCAGACTGTCGCCCTGACCTTTATGGGTGAGCGGGCGGAGAACTGGCCATCCAATCGGCTGGCCAATCTCTCGGTGTTTTTCGCCAATGTCGGCTACAAATCCACGGGCGAATGGAAAGAGGAAATTGTCTTTTTCAACCCCCGGGCAACCAACTCCGGCTCGGTGAACGGTTCGCCGCGCCCAGCGATTTTGCCGGATGGCACAACTGTTACACTCGCGCCGGAGCACGATCCGCGCCAGGTTTTTGCACAGTGGCTGCTGAACGCGAATAACCCCCGGCTGGTTCGCAACCTGGTCAACCGGGCCTGGTCCTGGTTGATGGGTCGGGGCATCATCCAGGAGCCCGACGACATTCGCCCGGACAACCCACCCAGCAATCCGGCGTTGCTGGCCTTTTTGGAACGCGACTTTGTTTCCTCCGGGTACGATTTTAAACATCTCCTGCGCCTGATTCTGAACTCAAGGACTTACCAGCTTTCCTCGCTCCCGAATACGACGAACCCGGACGGCGCAGCTCATTTCGCATTCTACCCGCTGCGGCGGCTCGATGCGGAGGTGTTGATCGACGCTATCGATCAGCTCACCGGCTCGTCCGAAAGTTATTCGAGCGCCATCCCCGAGCCGTACACCTTTGTTCCAGATAACCTTCGCTCGATTGCGCTGCCCGACGGCAGCATCAGCAGTTCGTTCTTGGAAATGTTCGGGCGCCCGGCGCGCGACACCGGGCAGGAATCCGAGCGCAACAGCCGGCTGAGCGCCGCGCAGAAGTTGTGGCTGTTCAATTCCAGCGTGCTTCAGCGCAAAATCGAGCAAAGCCGCATGGTTCAATTCCAAACCGCTTCGGATCATCCTGCGCCGGAGGTCGCCACGGGGATGTATCTCGGCATCCTTTCGCGCTTCCCCACAGGTGAGGAAATAAAAGGCGCGCAGGCTTATTTTCAAAAGCAACGTGGCGGCAGGCGCCAGGCCATCGTGGACCTGGCCTGGGCGCTGATGAACAGTTCGGAATTCATTTACCGGCATTAA